One genomic segment of Rhizobium gallicum bv. gallicum R602sp includes these proteins:
- a CDS encoding MerR family transcriptional regulator: MNTNGPVRYKVAEAARLAGISASTARLWESQGLLVPGRSETGHRQYSAEDVARLKRISWYRIERGLNPAAIREALESEDPSAESAESSSTSDIGRRLRSLRHAAGKTLEQVANDMGITSSTLSTLERTSQGVSFKTLHDLAEYYGTTVSRLSGEESEDVTAIIRSGEWRTWPQTTPGVTVQLLAEGRRMMDCHRFVLAPGAASEGAYRHEGEEFMHVLSGRLELVLDSDQFFDLGPGDSLYFESRRYHSWRNRHDGETVLLWINTPPTF; this comes from the coding sequence ATGAACACCAACGGTCCGGTACGCTACAAGGTGGCCGAAGCGGCAAGGCTGGCAGGCATTTCCGCCTCCACGGCGCGCCTCTGGGAAAGCCAGGGCCTGCTCGTTCCCGGTCGCTCGGAAACAGGGCATCGGCAATACAGCGCCGAGGATGTCGCCCGTCTGAAGCGGATTTCGTGGTATCGCATCGAGCGCGGCCTTAATCCGGCTGCGATCCGCGAGGCGCTGGAAAGCGAGGACCCATCGGCCGAAAGCGCCGAAAGCAGCAGCACTTCCGACATCGGCCGCAGGCTTCGCAGTCTTCGCCATGCGGCGGGCAAGACGCTGGAGCAGGTGGCGAACGATATGGGCATCACCTCTTCGACCCTGTCGACGCTGGAGCGCACGTCGCAGGGCGTCAGCTTCAAGACGCTGCACGATCTCGCGGAATATTACGGCACCACAGTCTCGCGCCTTTCCGGCGAGGAGAGCGAAGACGTTACCGCAATCATCCGTTCCGGCGAATGGCGCACCTGGCCGCAGACGACGCCCGGCGTTACGGTGCAACTGCTGGCCGAAGGCCGACGCATGATGGATTGCCATCGTTTCGTGCTGGCACCGGGGGCTGCCAGCGAAGGCGCCTACCGGCATGAAGGCGAGGAATTCATGCATGTGCTTTCGGGTCGCCTCGAACTCGTTCTCGATTCCGACCAGTTCTTTGATCTCGGCCCGGGTGACTCGCTTTACTTCGAAAGCCGCCGCTATCATTCCTGGCGCAATCGTCACGATGGCGAGACCGTGCTCCTGTGGATCAATACACCACCGACATTCTAA
- a CDS encoding SlyX family protein: MSDETGRITKLEEMVAHQAKTIDELSDQLAEQWKVVEQMRTKLDRLTERFLSLEEQSLEAPAITRPPHY, encoded by the coding sequence ATGTCCGACGAGACGGGTCGAATCACCAAACTTGAGGAAATGGTCGCCCATCAGGCAAAGACGATCGACGAGCTTTCCGATCAACTCGCGGAGCAATGGAAGGTAGTCGAGCAGATGCGCACCAAGCTCGACCGGCTGACGGAACGCTTTCTGTCCCTTGAGGAGCAATCCCTCGAAGCCCCGGCGATCACGCGTCCGCCGCACTATTGA
- a CDS encoding 4-aminobutyrate--2-oxoglutarate transaminase, whose product MNTITLTDRKNAAISRGVGMTTQIYADRAENAEIWDKEGRRYIDFAAGIAVLNTGHRHPRVIAAVKDQLDHFTHTCHQVVPYESYVHLAERLNALTPGNFAKKTIFVTTGAEAVENAVKIARAATGRSAVIAFGGGFHGRTFMGMALTGKVVPYKVGFGAMPGDVFHVPFPVEMHGVSLEQSLCALKKLFAADVDPQRVAAIIIEPVQGEGGFYPAPVAFMKALRELCDQHGILLIADEVQTGFARTGKMFAMDHHEVAPDLMTMAKSLAGGFPLAAVTGRAEVMDAPAPGGLGGTYGGNPLGIAAAHAVLDVIKDEDLCNRANQLGGHLKQRLEALRDKVPEIADIRGPGFMNAVEFNDKATKLPSADFANRIRLIALDKGLILLTCGVHGNVIRFLAPITIQDNIFVEALDILEASILQASAGK is encoded by the coding sequence ATGAACACGATCACCCTTACGGACCGGAAGAATGCCGCCATTTCGCGCGGCGTTGGCATGACCACGCAGATCTATGCCGACCGAGCGGAGAATGCCGAGATCTGGGACAAGGAGGGACGCCGCTACATCGATTTCGCGGCCGGTATCGCAGTGCTCAACACGGGCCATCGCCATCCGCGAGTGATCGCCGCGGTAAAAGATCAACTCGATCACTTCACCCATACCTGCCATCAAGTCGTGCCTTATGAAAGCTACGTGCATCTCGCCGAACGTCTGAACGCGCTGACGCCCGGAAACTTTGCCAAGAAGACGATCTTCGTGACGACGGGCGCCGAGGCCGTCGAAAACGCCGTGAAAATAGCGCGTGCTGCGACCGGCCGCTCCGCCGTCATCGCCTTTGGCGGCGGCTTCCATGGCCGCACCTTCATGGGCATGGCGCTGACCGGCAAGGTCGTGCCCTACAAGGTTGGCTTCGGCGCGATGCCGGGCGATGTTTTCCACGTGCCGTTCCCCGTCGAGATGCATGGGGTGTCTCTTGAACAGTCGCTTTGCGCCCTGAAGAAGCTCTTTGCCGCCGATGTCGATCCGCAGCGCGTCGCCGCTATCATCATCGAACCGGTTCAGGGCGAAGGCGGTTTCTATCCGGCGCCGGTCGCATTCATGAAGGCGCTACGCGAACTCTGCGACCAGCACGGCATTCTACTGATAGCCGACGAAGTGCAGACGGGCTTTGCACGCACGGGTAAGATGTTTGCGATGGACCACCATGAGGTCGCGCCCGACCTGATGACCATGGCAAAGAGCCTTGCCGGCGGCTTTCCGCTGGCTGCCGTCACCGGTCGCGCGGAGGTCATGGATGCACCTGCCCCTGGCGGTCTCGGCGGCACCTATGGCGGCAACCCCCTCGGCATCGCAGCGGCACATGCCGTGCTCGACGTCATCAAGGATGAGGATCTCTGCAACCGAGCCAACCAGCTCGGCGGCCACCTGAAGCAACGGTTGGAAGCTCTGCGCGACAAGGTGCCGGAAATCGCCGACATCCGCGGCCCGGGCTTCATGAACGCCGTCGAGTTCAACGACAAGGCGACAAAGCTGCCGAGCGCGGATTTCGCAAATAGGATCCGCCTGATCGCGCTGGATAAGGGTCTCATTCTTTTGACCTGCGGCGTGCACGGAAACGTCATTCGCTTCCTTGCCCCGATCACCATCCAGGACAATATCTTCGTCGAAGCGCTCGACATCCTCGAAGCCTCTATCCTTCAAGCAAGTGCGGGCAAGTAA
- the uxaC gene encoding glucuronate isomerase, whose protein sequence is MDVGNGFLHPDRLFPADPATRTIARDLYEAVRNLPIVSPHGHTEPSWFAEDRPFEDAASLLVIPDHYLFRMLHSVGVKLDDLGVPRLDGKPVAEGRAIWRAFSAQYHLFRGTPSSLWVDHAMSAVFGCEEPLTPDNADKLYDHINTQLALPEFRPRALHKRFGIETIATTEGALDPLTHHQKMAAEGWIGRVRTTYRPDSVTDPDAVGFRANLLQFGEITGTDITRWDGMVDAHRKRRAYFRQFGATATDHGVPTAFTADLPLADKQALLDKALRGPLSGADAELFRGLMMTEMAGLSAEDGMVMQIHAGSRRNTDSGLFQTRGPNMGADIPTRTDWVGGLNALLSKYGHASGLRVLLFTLDETTYARELAPMAGHWECLMIGPPWWFHDSPNGIRRYLDQVVETAGFANLAGFNDDTRALLSIPARHDVWRREVCRFLAQLAAEHRISKKDAEIVARELSYDNAKKAYKL, encoded by the coding sequence ATGGATGTAGGAAACGGCTTTCTTCATCCGGACCGGCTCTTTCCGGCCGATCCGGCAACGCGAACCATCGCGCGCGACCTTTACGAAGCGGTTCGCAATCTGCCGATTGTAAGCCCGCACGGGCACACCGAACCTTCGTGGTTTGCCGAGGACAGGCCTTTCGAGGATGCAGCTTCGCTGCTTGTCATTCCCGATCACTATCTTTTCCGCATGCTGCACAGTGTCGGCGTCAAGCTCGACGATCTCGGCGTGCCGCGGCTCGATGGCAAGCCGGTCGCAGAGGGCCGGGCGATCTGGCGGGCATTTTCTGCACAATATCACCTTTTCCGGGGTACGCCTTCCAGTCTCTGGGTCGATCATGCGATGTCGGCCGTGTTTGGCTGCGAAGAGCCGCTGACCCCGGATAATGCCGATAAGCTTTACGACCACATCAACACACAATTGGCGCTGCCCGAATTCCGCCCGCGCGCGCTGCACAAGCGTTTCGGTATCGAGACGATTGCGACGACGGAAGGCGCGCTCGACCCGCTGACCCATCACCAGAAGATGGCGGCTGAGGGATGGATCGGGCGCGTGCGCACCACATACCGGCCCGACAGCGTCACCGACCCGGACGCCGTCGGTTTCCGTGCCAACCTCCTGCAATTCGGCGAAATCACCGGCACCGACATTACCCGGTGGGATGGCATGGTCGATGCGCACCGCAAACGCCGCGCCTATTTCCGCCAGTTCGGCGCAACGGCCACGGACCACGGCGTGCCGACGGCCTTTACCGCCGATCTCCCGCTTGCCGACAAGCAGGCGCTGCTCGACAAAGCCCTGAGAGGTCCTCTTTCTGGGGCCGATGCCGAACTTTTCCGTGGCCTGATGATGACGGAGATGGCCGGCCTCTCGGCCGAAGACGGCATGGTGATGCAAATTCATGCCGGCTCCCGCCGAAACACCGACAGCGGCCTTTTCCAGACGCGCGGTCCGAACATGGGCGCCGACATTCCGACACGCACGGACTGGGTCGGCGGCTTGAACGCTCTGCTGTCGAAATACGGCCATGCGTCCGGTCTCAGGGTTCTGCTCTTCACACTCGACGAGACGACCTATGCCCGCGAACTGGCACCGATGGCCGGGCACTGGGAGTGCCTGATGATCGGTCCGCCCTGGTGGTTCCATGATAGCCCGAACGGCATTCGCCGCTATCTAGACCAAGTCGTTGAAACGGCCGGCTTTGCCAATCTCGCCGGCTTCAACGACGATACGCGGGCACTGCTTTCAATCCCCGCCCGCCACGACGTCTGGCGCCGCGAGGTCTGCCGCTTCCTGGCGCAGCTCGCAGCCGAGCACCGGATTTCAAAGAAGGATGCCGAGATCGTCGCGCGCGAACTTTCCTATGACAATGCGAAGAAGGCATACAAGCTGTGA
- a CDS encoding NAD-dependent succinate-semialdehyde dehydrogenase, whose amino-acid sequence MSFTTALTKHVPFSSPFLRDCGYINGEWTRGEATKTFDVLNPATGEVLASLPDMGAADTRKSIDAAYAAQPAWAARPARERSAILRKWFDLMVANADELAAILTAEMGKPFPEARGEILYAAAYIEWYAEEAKRIYGETIPAPSNDKRMIVIKQPVGVVGTITPWNFPAAMITRKIAPALAVGCTVVSKPAEQTPLSAIALAVLAEQAGIPAGVFNVIVGEDGPAIGKELCSNDKVRKISFTGSTEVGRILMRQCADQIKKVSLELGGNAPFIVFDDADLDAAVEGAIASKYRNAGQTCVCANRLYVQSGVYDAFAAKLAAKVESMSVGDGFEAGVTIGPLIDAQGLAKVEDHVSDALSKGARVLTGGKRIEGAGTFFTPTVLTGVARGMKVAREETFGPVAPLFRFETVEEVIEQANDTEFGLAAYFFAGDLKKVWKVAEALEYGMVGINTGLMSTETAPFGGVKQSGQGREGSRHGVDDYLEMKYLCIGNL is encoded by the coding sequence ATGTCATTCACGACTGCACTGACCAAGCACGTGCCCTTTTCCTCGCCGTTCCTCCGCGACTGCGGATACATCAACGGCGAATGGACGAGGGGCGAAGCAACGAAAACCTTCGACGTTTTAAACCCGGCCACAGGCGAAGTGCTCGCCTCGCTGCCGGACATGGGTGCTGCCGACACCCGCAAATCCATCGACGCGGCCTATGCGGCGCAACCTGCATGGGCAGCACGTCCTGCAAGGGAGCGTAGCGCTATCCTGCGCAAGTGGTTCGACCTGATGGTTGCCAACGCCGATGAGCTGGCGGCGATCCTGACGGCGGAAATGGGCAAACCCTTTCCTGAAGCGCGCGGCGAGATCCTTTATGCCGCCGCTTATATCGAATGGTATGCGGAGGAAGCCAAGCGCATCTACGGCGAAACGATTCCCGCTCCTTCCAACGACAAGCGCATGATCGTCATCAAACAGCCGGTCGGAGTGGTCGGCACCATCACGCCTTGGAACTTCCCAGCAGCGATGATTACCCGCAAGATCGCTCCGGCGCTGGCTGTCGGCTGCACGGTTGTTTCGAAACCCGCCGAGCAGACCCCGCTTTCGGCGATCGCGCTTGCGGTTCTTGCCGAACAGGCCGGCATTCCGGCTGGCGTTTTCAACGTCATTGTCGGCGAAGACGGTCCGGCGATCGGCAAGGAACTTTGCAGCAACGACAAAGTGCGCAAGATCAGCTTTACCGGTTCGACGGAAGTTGGCCGCATCCTGATGCGCCAGTGCGCCGACCAGATCAAGAAGGTAAGCCTCGAGCTCGGCGGTAACGCACCCTTCATCGTCTTTGACGATGCCGATCTCGATGCCGCCGTCGAAGGCGCGATCGCCTCCAAATACCGCAATGCCGGCCAGACTTGCGTTTGCGCCAACCGGCTCTACGTCCAGTCAGGCGTCTACGACGCATTTGCGGCCAAGCTGGCAGCAAAGGTCGAATCCATGTCCGTCGGCGACGGCTTCGAGGCAGGCGTCACGATCGGCCCGCTGATCGACGCGCAGGGCCTTGCGAAGGTCGAAGATCACGTCAGCGACGCGCTTTCCAAGGGCGCCAGGGTTCTGACCGGCGGCAAGCGCATCGAAGGCGCCGGCACCTTCTTCACGCCGACGGTATTGACCGGCGTTGCCCGCGGCATGAAGGTCGCACGTGAAGAAACTTTCGGTCCTGTTGCTCCACTCTTCCGCTTCGAGACTGTTGAAGAGGTGATCGAACAGGCCAACGACACAGAATTCGGCCTTGCCGCATATTTTTTCGCCGGCGATCTGAAGAAGGTCTGGAAGGTTGCCGAAGCGCTAGAATATGGCATGGTCGGTATCAATACCGGCCTGATGTCCACCGAGACGGCGCCCTTCGGCGGCGTCAAGCAATCCGGGCAAGGCCGCGAAGGTTCACGCCATGGCGTCGATGATTATCTCGAAATGAAATACCTGTGCATCGGCAATCTCTGA
- a CDS encoding mannitol dehydrogenase family protein, which produces MTERLQNLTSLAPTAKLPAYDRSRLKSGIVHLGPGAFFRAHFAPFTDAALAAAGGDWGIEVASLRTADVADHLNEQNGLYTMLIRDTSGTTAQVIGPILKAHVATRDPAGLLGRLEDPAIRIVSLTVTEKAYGLHTLTGGLDLNHPDIATDLIHPHAPRGVVGYLVEGLARRRKKGIAPFTPLSCDNLPSNGAVLKRLVLEFASRVDPSLHDWIEQTVPFPSTMVDRITPASTDVTYADAERLTGRQDLAAIETEPFTQWVIEDHFANSRPAWEKAGVLMVEEVSAYEKMKLRMLNGAHSLLAYLGYIGGYEYIRDVMEDAGLAALARRHMSAAAATLDPVPGINLEHYAEELIARFANKAIAHRTYQIAMDGTQKLPQRLLEPATEALVHGSKAETYAIAVAAWMRYALGVDRNGKSYELRDPRAREIAHLLTDVPRNGAAVAAALFGLPGLFPAALAKNAAWTEDVANKLEILIQDNRLPLI; this is translated from the coding sequence GTGACGGAGCGACTGCAAAACCTGACGAGCCTTGCGCCGACGGCAAAACTTCCGGCCTATGACCGAAGCAGGCTGAAAAGCGGCATCGTGCATCTCGGCCCGGGTGCCTTTTTCCGCGCGCATTTTGCACCCTTTACAGATGCGGCACTTGCGGCCGCCGGCGGCGACTGGGGCATTGAAGTCGCAAGCCTGCGCACCGCCGATGTCGCCGATCATCTGAACGAGCAGAACGGCCTCTATACGATGCTCATCCGCGATACGTCGGGGACGACAGCGCAGGTGATCGGCCCGATCCTGAAGGCGCATGTCGCAACGCGTGACCCAGCAGGGCTGCTTGGCCGCCTGGAAGATCCGGCAATCCGCATCGTCAGCCTGACGGTGACCGAGAAGGCCTATGGTCTGCATACCCTTACTGGCGGCCTCGATCTCAACCATCCCGACATCGCCACCGACCTTATCCATCCGCATGCGCCGCGCGGCGTTGTCGGCTATCTTGTCGAAGGGCTGGCCCGTCGGCGTAAAAAGGGTATTGCGCCCTTCACGCCGCTGAGTTGCGATAACCTGCCGAGCAACGGCGCAGTCCTCAAGCGCCTGGTTCTCGAATTCGCGAGTCGCGTCGATCCTTCGTTGCACGACTGGATCGAGCAGACCGTACCCTTTCCCTCCACGATGGTGGATCGCATCACCCCGGCCAGTACCGACGTTACCTATGCCGATGCCGAACGCCTGACGGGGCGGCAGGATCTCGCGGCAATCGAGACCGAGCCCTTCACGCAATGGGTGATCGAAGACCATTTCGCCAATAGCCGCCCGGCTTGGGAGAAGGCTGGCGTGCTGATGGTCGAGGAGGTCTCGGCCTACGAGAAGATGAAGCTTCGCATGCTGAACGGGGCGCATTCCCTGCTCGCCTATCTCGGATATATAGGTGGCTATGAATACATCCGCGACGTCATGGAAGATGCCGGATTGGCAGCGCTTGCGCGGCGCCACATGAGCGCGGCAGCTGCGACCCTCGATCCCGTTCCAGGGATCAATCTCGAGCACTATGCGGAAGAACTCATAGCGCGCTTTGCAAATAAGGCGATCGCGCACCGCACCTATCAGATCGCCATGGACGGGACGCAGAAACTGCCGCAACGTCTCCTGGAGCCGGCAACGGAAGCGCTTGTTCATGGCAGCAAGGCGGAGACTTATGCAATCGCAGTCGCCGCCTGGATGCGCTATGCGCTGGGCGTCGACCGGAACGGCAAAAGTTACGAATTGCGTGATCCCAGAGCTCGTGAAATCGCACATCTCCTTACAGATGTCCCGCGAAATGGCGCTGCGGTAGCAGCGGCGCTTTTCGGCCTGCCCGGGCTCTTCCCAGCGGCACTGGCGAAAAACGCCGCCTGGACCGAGGACGTGGCGAACAAGCTGGAGATTCTGATCCAGGATAACAGGCTGCCGTTGATCTGA